Genomic segment of Falco peregrinus isolate bFalPer1 chromosome 5, bFalPer1.pri, whole genome shotgun sequence:
CCTCTTACCTGAGTCATCCAGGGCAGAGGGAACCATCCTCGAAGGCCAGAAGCATGGATTCCCGGTGGGGCTCAGGGGGGAGCCCGCTCCCCATGCCCGTGGGGCTGCGGCCCTGCAGCGTTTCCCTGGGGCCAGGCCGGTGCCAGGGCCGGGTGCTGTGGGCAGCGCTCTGGGACCTGCTGTGCCTCACCCGCCACGCCGCGGCTGCGGcccggggcagcgcgggggccggggccgcctcagggccggcggcggcggcgccacCGACaccgggccgggcgcggggagCCCGGGGCCGCCTCAGGCGGAGGggccgccccctgcccgccctaCGCTGGACGCGGCGGGCAGCAGGCACgtccccccggccccggccccgctgagGTGGCCCAGCCTCCACGCCCGGCCCCGCTGAAGAggccaccccccgcccccggcccctgAGGCGGccacccccgccgccccgggtGAGGGAGCGCGGCGCGGTGCACGCTGGGAGAGGCGGGGCCGGCCGCGGGGCACGCCGGGAGCCGTAGTCGCGGGCAGCCGCCATTTCGCCGGCAGCGTgggggccgccgcccgccgggaCTCTGCGGCATGGAGAGCGGGTTCGGCTCCGACTTCGGCTCCGACTTCGGctccgggggcggcggcggggggaagCTGGACCCGGGGCTCATCATGGAGCAGGTGAAGGTGCAGATCGCCGTGGCCAACgcgcaggagctgctgcaggtgaggaggggccgcggcggcggggctgtcCCGGGCCGGGCCTGGGCCCCGCTCGGTGCCCGGGGGAGCGCGGGGGGACCGGGCTGGGGGTCCCGGCGAGCCCCCCTCACGGTGTCTCCCTCAGCGCATGACGGACAAGTGCTTTCGGAAGTGCATCGGGAAGCCGGGCGGCGCGCTGGACAACTCGGAGCAGGTGGgcgcggggggtggggggatgggtGCCTGCGGCCCCTGGGCCCGGCCTGAGCGCTCTCTGTCCCGCAGAAGTGCATCGCCATGTGCATGGACCGCTACATGGACGCCTGGAACACGGTTTCCCGAGCCTACAACTCCCGGCTGCAGCGGGAGAGAGCC
This window contains:
- the TIMM13 gene encoding mitochondrial import inner membrane translocase subunit Tim13, which codes for MESGFGSDFGSDFGSGGGGGGKLDPGLIMEQVKVQIAVANAQELLQRMTDKCFRKCIGKPGGALDNSEQKCIAMCMDRYMDAWNTVSRAYNSRLQRERANM